The genomic region GGTACTCATCACAGGACATAAAGTATTGGTAAAGCAATCTTCCAACGACAAACACCTACTACCCTTTTTGGCTAAATACCTAGAAACCATAGAACCTAGCTTTAAAGGGAAAATAACCTTTACAGAAGAGAAAATGGAAGGTTTTGATGCAGTTATTGCGACTGGGAGTGATAATACATCGAGGTATTTTGAATACTATTTTGGGAGTAAACCAAACATTATTCGTAAAAACAGGAATTCTGTAGCCGTTCTTACCGGACGTGAAACAAAAGGACAGCTCGAAGCATTGGGGAAAGATATATTTACGTATTACGGACTTGGTTGCAGAAGCGTTTCCAAGCTTTTTGTTCCCGAAAATTATAATTTTGACGCTTTCTACAATGCAATTTATACCTATGAAGACATTATCCACCAACATAAATATGCCAATAATTATGATTATAATAAGGCCGTTTATCTCATGAGCCTTTTTAAAATCCTGGATAATGGCTTTTTAATGCTGAAGGAAGACGAGGGGTATGCCTCCCCTATTGCTACTGTTTTTTATGAAAACTACGAAAATATCGATAGTTTAAAAGAGAAGTTATCCACAGAGACTGATAAAATTCAGTGCATTGTGGCTAAAGACTTTATAGAAAATGAAGTTGCTTTTGGGGAAACCCAGCATCCTCAACTTTGGGATTATGCAGACGGAGTGGATACCATTAAATTTTTATTAGAATTATAGTACTATTTTCCCTTTCTAAAAACTTCTGAATTTTCGATTTTAAATATATAAACCTAGTAATTTACTGGGTTAATTAACTCAGACTCTAAAAATTAGCCCACCATTTTCATCCAACCCTTGCCAAAAGGGTTTCTGTGGACTCTCTAAAGATTTAACAAATAGTAGCGTAAGTATCTAACAACTCCATAATTTTTGTTAGCATTCCAACAAAATTATTATACTTTTGATAACAGTTTTTCTATTAGAAATTAGCAACTTTGTAAACATTAAAAACACAACTGACTATTTGTATGAAAAAGCATAATTTTAGTGCAGGACCTTGCATTTTGCCTCAAGAGGTATTTAAAAAAGCTTCAGAAGCCATTTTAAACTTCAATGGTTTAGATTTATCACTTATCGAAATTTCCCACCGTAGTAAAGATTTTATTGCTGTAATGGACCAAGCTCAAGATTTGGCTTTGGAGCATCTTGGCTTAAAGGACAAGGGATATAAAGCTTTATTTTTACAGGGAGGTGCAAGTACACAATTTTTAAATGTTGCCTACAACCTTCTTAACAAAAAAGCGGCTTACCTAAACACTGGAACATGGTCTTCCAAGGCCATTAAAGAGGCTAAGTTGTTTGGCGAGGTGGTAGAAGTAGCTTCATCAAAAGATAAAAACTTTAATTACATACCTAAAGGGTACAGTATCCCTTCAGATATCGATTACTTCCACTGCACTTCCAACAACACCATATTTGGAACGCAAATAAAAGATTTTCCAGAAGTAGCCGCTCCATTGGTATGCGATATGAGTTCTGATATATTTTCGAGGGTTTTAGACTTTTCAAAATTTGATATCATATATGCTGGAGCCCAAAAAAATATGGGGCCTGCAGGCACAACACTCGTGGTTGTTAAAGAGGATGTTTTAGGAAAAGTTGATAGGGCCATCCCATCGATGTTGGATTATAGGGTTCATGCCGAAAAAGAGAGTATGTTTAATACCCCACCGGTATTTGCAGTTTATGTTTCCATGTTAACGCTGCAATGGTTAAAAGATCTTGGAGGCGTAGCTGAAATTGAAAAGCGAAACAATGCCAAAGCTGAATTAATTTATGGGGAAATCGACAGGAATCCGCTTTTCAAAGGCTTTGCAGCCAAAGAGGACCGTTCTGCTATGAATGCTACATTTAATTTGGTGGACGAAAGCCACAAAGAAACTTTCGATGCCATGGCAAAAGAGGCTGGATTAAATGGTATTAATGGACACCGTAGTGTTGGTGGTTACCGTGCATCTATGTACAACGCTTTACCGCTGGAAAGTGTTCAAGCGCTGGTAGATGTCATGCAAGAACTAGAGAAGAAAGCTTAATTTTAATTAAAAAGTACAGTTTAAGGTTTACTGCTGAAATTAATTGGTGTAAATCAAACCTATAAAATTTAAAAAAAGAATGAAAGTATTAGCAAACGATGGTATTTCTCAAAGCGGAGTCGATGCTTTAAAGGACAAAGGTTTTGAAGTAATTACCACAAAAGTTGCCCAAGATCAACTTGAGAATTATATTAATGAAAATAAAATAGATGCCCTTTTGGTTCGAAGTGCTACTAAAGTACGTAAGGATTTAATAGATGCATGCCCTTCCCTAAAATTAATTGGTCGTGGTGGTGTTGGTATGGACAATATTGATGTTGCTTATGCCAAAGAAAAAGGATTGCACGTTATCAATACTCCTGCAGCATCATCTGCATCTGTGGCAGAATTGGTTTTTGCCCATTTGTATGGTGGTGTTCGTTTTCTTTACGATTCCAACAGAAACATGCCTCTAGAGGGTGAATCAAAATTTGGTCAACTTAAAAAAGCGTATGCTGGAGGGGTTGAACTTAGAGGAAAAACACTTGGAATAATCGGTATTGGTAGGATAGGACAAGAAACTGCAAAAATAGCTTTGGGTGTTGGAATGAAAGTGGTTGCTTTCGATCCGTTTATTGAAAATGTTACCATCCCTTTAGAGTTTTACGATGGACAAAAAGTGGAATTCAATATTAAAACAGTTGCCAAGGAAGAGGTTTTAAAACAAGCTGATTTTTTAACGCTTCACGTTCCTGCCCAGAAAGAATATGTTTTAGGCAAAAAGGAATTTGAAATTTTAAAAGATGGTGTTGGTGTTGTTAATGCTGCCCGTGGCGGGGTTATCGATGAAGTTGCTTTGGTAGAAGCTCTTGATAGTAAAAAATTATCTTTTGCTGGTATCGATGTATTTGAAAACGAACCTACCCCGGCTATAAAAGTTCTTATGCACCCTAATATTTCCTTGACACCACATATCGGTGCTGCTACTGCTGAAGCTCAGGATAGAATTGGTGTGGAGCTTGCAGATCAAATAGCAGATTTGTTGAAATAAGCTACTATAAGCATATAAATTTTCAAAAAGCCTTTCCGTGATGAAAGGCTTTTTTTGTATCTTGTAGAGGCATCAATTTAAAAATCAATTCATTATGTCTGGACTAGCATCTTTATTGGATAGCGATCTTGGTCGCCAAATAACTCAGGGAATAAGCAATGAAACTGGAACTGCCGAAGGGAAGACTTCTCAACTTTTAGGAATGGCTTTACCACTGTTAACAGGTGCCATGAAAAAGAATGCAGCTTCTCCTGAAGGTGCAAGTGGTCTTATGAATGCTATTAATTCTAAGCACGACGGCAGTGTTTTGGATAACTTAGGTGACTTTTTTGGTGGTGGTGTAAATCCATCTGCTGTGAGCGATGGGGCTGGAATTCTAGGTCATTTGCTCGGGGGCAATCAACCGCAAGTAGAAAATGCTTTGAGCAGCAAAACTGGAATTGATGCAGGCACCGTAAGTAAAATTTTAAAAATGGCGGCACCATTGGTTTTAGGGTATTTGGGCAAGCAAACAAAGCAAAACAATATCAATGATGGAAACGATATGTCCAGCCTTCTTGGAAGTATGCTTGGCGGTCAATCGCAAGAGAATCAAAATCTCATTACCTCTTTAATTGACAGTGATGGCGATGGCAGTGTATTAGATGATGTTGCTGATATGGTTATTGGCTCCAATAAGAAAAAAGGTGGTCTTGGCGGTATGTTGGGCAATTTTCTAAACAGTTAGTGCGCTTCAGTAAAACAAAAAATCTCTTACTTAAAATTTTCTATAGACTCAAAATTTAGTATCAACAATGAAATATATTGTATCCATAATAGTATTGTTCACCTTCCTGTGGTCGTGTTCTACCACAAAGAAAACCGAACTTACCAATGAGGAGGCTATGGAACTTTATATTTCCGATGAGGAACAAGCAGCTTTTAACACCACCGGCGGCAAAGATACTGTTGAAATTGCTGATGACAGTACGGAATATCGAATTATCATTATAGACCCTGGTTTCTACACTTGGCTGAATAGTATTGCCAGGCCAGAGGGTTATTATTCTCAACAATACATGGAAAGTAGGAACAATATTTATGTAATTAATTGGAACCAAAGGGTCATGAACCCACAACAATTCAATCCGAATTTATATGAAATGCAAATTGACTACAGTCCGAACATCGATTATGGCTATGAAGTAAACTACAAGCTTTACAATTACTTTTTATACTTCCAACGAAAGTACAATCAGCGACTAGGCCC from Galbibacter sp. BG1 harbors:
- a CDS encoding acyl-CoA reductase; this encodes MSDIHNRISAFVKLGAFLSQFTGQNSEKTENEEEDAVFYEGFKHQLKLAQEHNTWFTKQNIEFALQSWANALTESNIKKWLSGYLIDEVTPKTVAIIMAGNIPLVGFHDFLSVLITGHKVLVKQSSNDKHLLPFLAKYLETIEPSFKGKITFTEEKMEGFDAVIATGSDNTSRYFEYYFGSKPNIIRKNRNSVAVLTGRETKGQLEALGKDIFTYYGLGCRSVSKLFVPENYNFDAFYNAIYTYEDIIHQHKYANNYDYNKAVYLMSLFKILDNGFLMLKEDEGYASPIATVFYENYENIDSLKEKLSTETDKIQCIVAKDFIENEVAFGETQHPQLWDYADGVDTIKFLLEL
- the serC gene encoding 3-phosphoserine/phosphohydroxythreonine transaminase, which produces MKKHNFSAGPCILPQEVFKKASEAILNFNGLDLSLIEISHRSKDFIAVMDQAQDLALEHLGLKDKGYKALFLQGGASTQFLNVAYNLLNKKAAYLNTGTWSSKAIKEAKLFGEVVEVASSKDKNFNYIPKGYSIPSDIDYFHCTSNNTIFGTQIKDFPEVAAPLVCDMSSDIFSRVLDFSKFDIIYAGAQKNMGPAGTTLVVVKEDVLGKVDRAIPSMLDYRVHAEKESMFNTPPVFAVYVSMLTLQWLKDLGGVAEIEKRNNAKAELIYGEIDRNPLFKGFAAKEDRSAMNATFNLVDESHKETFDAMAKEAGLNGINGHRSVGGYRASMYNALPLESVQALVDVMQELEKKA
- a CDS encoding D-2-hydroxyacid dehydrogenase, translating into MKVLANDGISQSGVDALKDKGFEVITTKVAQDQLENYINENKIDALLVRSATKVRKDLIDACPSLKLIGRGGVGMDNIDVAYAKEKGLHVINTPAASSASVAELVFAHLYGGVRFLYDSNRNMPLEGESKFGQLKKAYAGGVELRGKTLGIIGIGRIGQETAKIALGVGMKVVAFDPFIENVTIPLEFYDGQKVEFNIKTVAKEEVLKQADFLTLHVPAQKEYVLGKKEFEILKDGVGVVNAARGGVIDEVALVEALDSKKLSFAGIDVFENEPTPAIKVLMHPNISLTPHIGAATAEAQDRIGVELADQIADLLK
- a CDS encoding DUF937 domain-containing protein; its protein translation is MSGLASLLDSDLGRQITQGISNETGTAEGKTSQLLGMALPLLTGAMKKNAASPEGASGLMNAINSKHDGSVLDNLGDFFGGGVNPSAVSDGAGILGHLLGGNQPQVENALSSKTGIDAGTVSKILKMAAPLVLGYLGKQTKQNNINDGNDMSSLLGSMLGGQSQENQNLITSLIDSDGDGSVLDDVADMVIGSNKKKGGLGGMLGNFLNS
- a CDS encoding DUF6146 family protein; translated protein: MKYIVSIIVLFTFLWSCSTTKKTELTNEEAMELYISDEEQAAFNTTGGKDTVEIADDSTEYRIIIIDPGFYTWLNSIARPEGYYSQQYMESRNNIYVINWNQRVMNPQQFNPNLYEMQIDYSPNIDYGYEVNYKLYNYFLYFQRKYNQRLGPFYPRIN